A single region of the Brachypodium distachyon strain Bd21 chromosome 3, Brachypodium_distachyon_v3.0, whole genome shotgun sequence genome encodes:
- the LOC100841358 gene encoding uncharacterized protein LOC100841358 isoform X1, producing the protein MGVPEAVALEIPVEEGSPASRVPPRIRRRLLQARESSAGAPATAEEIEAKLRDAHLRRQQFHEALSCKARRTVRSTSQLSQEEDPKQRLEAKLVAANQKRLNLLAKEQNRLAKLDEMRQAAKNDAEMRFNREREELGMRVEYRVRQAEENRIQLLQARLQRRAALEERTKRFLGQRVAYENKYRERVRSAFLQKRNAAEKRRIGLLEAEKTRAQGRLSQAHLATKTAFGQGETERSKLKEQPDDKLQRAKRQQERPQCSVHISSVKHGDFLSRKLARCWRRFIMSRKTTVVLARAFDVLEINQESAESLPFEKLALCIESPKVVETTRALLDRLESRFILSQSSSSSSPENINHLLKHLGSPKRMVLSSSAGRARVTPKKTNKNADTGKLPRYSPRVVLCSYMIRGHPSAVFNVRGEREKVLLESAENFVKEFELLTKTILDGLDGACILRQPTLDTVSPGPPNHQESSSVAADRKKFRSQLVSFDKAWCTYLYHFVVWKAKDAKALEEDLVTAACKLELSMMRTCKLTTESRQDNLTNNLKAIQKQVMVDQKLLREKVWHLGGEAGIERMQLALSETRSKFLGAKENGSPLATAVAKAASPSRQPPLSAIKDNSDIAETPSRVVQSLCRSSSSPSECNTGHKDNSGPETSRVSEKLMSEKLTTEIEAVQSLVAASPAPSESSAGDKAMIDQMSTVPEKMPTENEHMVNEILHGSFPDSFDDVGKAEGDFKAKVRETMEKAFWDVVVDSMRGDKPDYSYLINLVKEVRDALHQMAPNGWKEEITNNVNVEMLSQVLESNTQDTQYLGQILQYSLGMLRKLSSPAKEDQMKNSHDKLLNELIEHSECNDRGQNSFIIAISKGLRFTMEELKALQAEVSKARIQLLKPIIKGSGGVEYLQKAFADRYGSRSSASISLPSTIQWISTSKDMVEEEWNEYVSSFQILPATDHQVQPFVTTLRTGRGFPDQQHSTVPAAECTGLPECTGERLDKLIRIGLLQLISSMEGLQRKSVPETFKLNWLRLRSVQSQFQQVIVIATSMLVQRQVLMSENSETTPSELESAILELFNTLTELLDDLPDVSTDKIIEVMIHSSTSSGSCSDQVANRKQILTRVFLKSLQTDDTVFRKVSRSVYCAFRAITLGGSGPKGKKLAEAALRRIGATYLTDRVVKASELLIKVATVSEQVHGPWYIHLL; encoded by the exons ATGGGGGTGCCGGAGGCGGTGGCGTTGGAGATACCAGTGGAGGAAGGGTCACCGGCCTCCAGGGTTCCGCCGCGGATCAGGAGGAGGCTCCTCCAGGCGCGCGAGTCAAGCGCTGgcgcgccggcgacggccgAGGAGATCGAGGCCAAGCTCCGCGACGCCCATCTGCGGAGACAG CAATTCCATGAAGCATTGTCATGCAAAGCAAGGCGTACGGTCAGGAGCACTTCACAACTATCTCAGGAGGAGGATCCCAAGCAGCGCCTTGAAGCAAAGCTTGTGGCTGCTAACCAGAAGAG GTTGAACCTTTTGGCAAAGGAACAGAACCGTTTAGCTAAATTGGACGAGATGCGTCAAGCTGCTAAGAATGACGCAGAAATGAGGTTCAACAGGGAAAGGGAGGAGCTTGGCATGAGAGTTGAATACCGGGTCCGGCAGGCGGAGGAGAATCGTATTCAACTCTTGCAAGCACGTTTGCAGAGGCGGGCTGCGCTGGAGGAGAGGACAAAAAGGTTCCTTGGGCAGAGAGTGGCATATGAGAACAAGTACAGGGAGCGTGTGCGGTCTGCATTCCTGCAGAAGCGTAATGCAGCTGAGAAGAGAAGGATAGGGCTATTGGAAGCTGAGAAAACACGGGCTCAGGGTAGGCTTTCACAGGCCCATCTTGCTACCAAAACTGCATTTGGCCAGGGAGAAACTGAGAGGAGCAAATTAAAAGAACAACCAGACGACAAACTTCAGAGG GCAAAACGGCAGCAAGAAAGGCCCCAGTGCTCTGTACATATCAGTTCAGTTAAACACGGGGACTTTCTTTCAAGAAAGCTGGCAAG GTGCTGGAGAAGATTCATAATGTCTAGGAAGACAACAGTGGTTTTGGCTAGGGCCTTTGATGTGCTGGAAATAAATCAGGAATCTGCTGAATCCTTGCCATTTGAAAAACTAGCGCTGTGCATTGAATCCCCAAAAGTTGTTGAGACCACTAGGGCATTGCTTGATCGCTTGGAGAGTCGTTTTATTCTTTCTCAGTCATCAAGTTCATCCTCGCCAGAGAATATCAACCATTTGCTCAAGCACCTGGGATCACCAAAGAGGATGGTCCTATCAAGTAGTGCTGGAAGAGCTAGAGTAACAccaaaaaagacaaataaaAATGCTGACACTGGCAAGTTACCTAGATATTCACCCAGGGTAGTGCTTTGTTCTTACATGATAAGAGGTCATCCCAGTGCTGTTTTTAATGTACGAGGTGAGCGAGAGAAAGTACTGTTGGAGTCGGCAGAAAACTTTGTGAAGGAATTTGAACTGCTGACGAAGACAATACTTGATGGGTTAGATGGTGCATGCATATTGAGGCAGCCAACACTAGATACCGTCTCTCCTGGACCTCCTAATCACCAGGAATCTTCTTCAGTTGCTGCTGATCGGAAAAAATTCAGATCTCAGTTGGTTTCATTTGACAAAGCTTGGTGTACTTATCTTTACCATTTTGTGGTGTGGAAAGCAAAAGACGCCAAGGCGCTAGAGGAAGATCTTGTGACAGCTGCATGCAAGCTTGAGCTATCAATGATGCGAACATGCAAATTAACTACTGAAAGCCGACAAGATAACCTCACTAATAATTTGAAGGCCATCCAGAAACAG GTTATGGTAGATCAGAAACTTCTAAGGGAGAAGGTTTGGCATCTAGGCGGCGAAGCTGGTATTGAGAGGATGCAACTTGCTTTGTCAGAGACAAGGTCTAAGTTTCTTGGAGCCAAGGAAAATGGGAGCCCCTTGGCAACAGCTGTTGCAAAGGCCGCTTCTCCTTCTAGACAGCCTCCTCTTTCTGCCATTAAAGATAATTCAGACATCGCTGAAACGCCAAGTAGAGTCGTTCAATCTTTGTGCAGATCTTCCTCTTCACCTTCTGAATGTAACACCGGACACAAGGACAACAGTGGTCCGGAGACCAGCAGAGTGTCAGAAAAACTTATGTCAGAAAAACTTACGACGGAGATTGAGGCTGTCCAATCTTTGGTTGCAGCTTCCCCTGCACCATCTGAAAGTAGCGCAGGAGACAAGGCCATGATTGACCAAATGAGCACAGTACCAGAAAAGATGCCCACAGAGAATGAACATATGGTCAATGAGATTCTTCATGGTTCTTTTCCTGATAGCTTTGATGACGTTGGTAAAGCTGAGGGGGATTTCAAG GCAAAAGTAAGGGAAACAATGGAGAAAGCTTTCTGGGATGTGGTTGTTGATTCAATGAGAGGAGACAAACCGGACTACAGCTATCTGATCAACCTGGTAAAGGAAGTCAGGGATGCATTGCACCAGATGGCTCCTAATGGCTGGAAAGAAGAAATAACCAACAATGTTAATGTCGAAATGTTGTCCCAG GTACTTGAGTCGAACACCCAGGATACACAATATTTGGGGCAGATTTTGCAGTACTCTCTGGGCATGCTGCGTAAATTATCTTCTCCTGCAAAGGAAGACCAAATGAAGAATAGTCATGACAAATTATTGAATGAATTGATTGAGCACTCTGAATGTAATGATAGAGGTCAAAATTCATTCATAATAGCTATCAGCAAGGGCTTGAGGTTCACTATGGAAGAATTAAAG GCTCTTCAGGCAGAAGTCAGTAAAGCACGAATCCAACTATTGAAACCGATTATAAAGGGCTCAGGTGGGGTCGAGTACCTGCAGAAAGCTTTTGCTGATCGCTATGGATCCCGTTCCAGTGCATCAATATCTCTCCCTTCAACTATTCAGTGGATTTCTACCTCAAAGGATATGGTAGAAGAAGAATGGAATGAATATGTCAGCTCCTTTCAGATCTTGCCTGCCACAGACCAT CAGGTTCAGCCATTTGTTACTACCCTTCGTACTGGCCGTGGATTTCCAGATCAGCAACATTCTACAGTACCTGCAGCAG AATGTACAGGGCTACCAGAGTGCACGGGTGAAAGGCTTGACAAGCTAATAAGAATTGGGCTATTACAGCTTATCAGCAGCATGGAGGGCCTGCAAAGGAAGTCAGTACCTGAGACCTTCAAGCTCAATTGGTTGAGGTTGCGCTCTGTTCAGAGTCAATTCCAACAAGTGATAGTTATTGCGACAAG TATGCTTGTCCAGCGTCAAGTTTTAATGAGTGAGAACTCAGAGACCACTCCTTCAGAACTGGAAAGTGCAATCTTGGAACTGTTTAACACTCTCACAGAGCTACTAGACGACTTGCCTGATGTTAGCACAGACAAGATCATTGAGGTGATGATCCATTCGTCAACCTCAAGCGGCTCTTGTTCAGATCAAGTGGCCAACAGGAAGCAGATATTGACTAGGGTCTTCCTTAAAAGCCTCCAGACCGATGACACTGTCTTCAGGAAGGTCTCTCGATCTGTTTATTGTGCGTTCCGTGCAATCACCTTGGGTGGTAGCGGGCCGAAGGGCAAGAAACTCGCCGAGGCAGCCCTGAGGCGCATTGGTGCTACATATCTCACCGACCGTGTAGTGAAGGCGTctgaactactaatcaaagtAGCGACAGTATCAGAACAAGTCCACGGCCCGTGGTACATTCACTTGCTGTAA
- the LOC100841358 gene encoding uncharacterized protein LOC100841358 isoform X3, with amino-acid sequence MGVPEAVALEIPVEEGSPASRVPPRIRRRLLQARESSAGAPATAEEIEAKLRDAHLRRQQFHEALSCKARRTVRSTSQLSQEEDPKQRLEAKLVAANQKRLNLLAKEQNRLAKLDEMRQAAKNDAEMRFNREREELGMRVEYRVRQAEENRIQLLQARLQRRAALEERTKRFLGQRVAYENKYRERVRSAFLQKRNAAEKRRIGLLEAEKTRAQGRLSQAHLATKTAFGQGETERSKLKEQPDDKLQRAKRQQERPQCSVHISSVKHGDFLSRKLARCWRRFIMSRKTTVVLARAFDVLEINQESAESLPFEKLALCIESPKVVETTRALLDRLESRFILSQSSSSSSPENINHLLKHLGSPKRMVLSSSAGRARVTPKKTNKNADTGKLPRYSPRVVLCSYMIRGHPSAVFNVRGEREKVLLESAENFVKEFELLTKTILDGLDGACILRQPTLDTVSPGPPNHQESSSVAADRKKFRSQLVSFDKAWCTYLYHFVVWKAKDAKALEEDLVTAACKLELSMMRTCKLTTESRQDNLTNNLKAIQKQVMVDQKLLREKVWHLGGEAGIERMQLALSETRSKFLGAKENGSPLATAVAKAASPSRQPPLSAIKDNSDIAETPSRVVQSLCRSSSSPSECNTGHKDNSGPETSRVSEKLMSEKLTTEIEAVQSLVAASPAPSESSAGDKAMIDQMSTVPEKMPTENEHMVNEILHGSFPDSFDDVGKAEGDFKAKVRETMEKAFWDVVVDSMRGDKPDYSYLINLVKEVRDALHQMAPNGWKEEITNNVNVEMLSQVLESNTQDTQYLGQILQYSLGMLRKLSSPAKEDQMKNSHDKLLNELIEHSECNDRGQNSFIIAISKGLRFTMEELKALQAEVSKARIQLLKPIIKGSGGVEYLQKAFADRYGSRSSASISLPSTIQWISTSKDMVEEEWNEYVSSFQILPATDHQVQPFVTTLRTGRGFPDQQHSTVPAAGLPECTGERLDKLIRIGLLQLISSMEGLQRKSVPETFKLNWLRLRSVQSQFQQVIVIATSMLVQRQVLMSENSETTPSELESAILELFNTLTELLDDLPDVSTDKIIEVMIHSSTSSGSCSDQVANRKQILTRVFLKSLQTDDTVFRKVSRSVYCAFRAITLGGSGPKGKKLAEAALRRIGATYLTDRVVKASELLIKVATVSEQVHGPWYIHLL; translated from the exons ATGGGGGTGCCGGAGGCGGTGGCGTTGGAGATACCAGTGGAGGAAGGGTCACCGGCCTCCAGGGTTCCGCCGCGGATCAGGAGGAGGCTCCTCCAGGCGCGCGAGTCAAGCGCTGgcgcgccggcgacggccgAGGAGATCGAGGCCAAGCTCCGCGACGCCCATCTGCGGAGACAG CAATTCCATGAAGCATTGTCATGCAAAGCAAGGCGTACGGTCAGGAGCACTTCACAACTATCTCAGGAGGAGGATCCCAAGCAGCGCCTTGAAGCAAAGCTTGTGGCTGCTAACCAGAAGAG GTTGAACCTTTTGGCAAAGGAACAGAACCGTTTAGCTAAATTGGACGAGATGCGTCAAGCTGCTAAGAATGACGCAGAAATGAGGTTCAACAGGGAAAGGGAGGAGCTTGGCATGAGAGTTGAATACCGGGTCCGGCAGGCGGAGGAGAATCGTATTCAACTCTTGCAAGCACGTTTGCAGAGGCGGGCTGCGCTGGAGGAGAGGACAAAAAGGTTCCTTGGGCAGAGAGTGGCATATGAGAACAAGTACAGGGAGCGTGTGCGGTCTGCATTCCTGCAGAAGCGTAATGCAGCTGAGAAGAGAAGGATAGGGCTATTGGAAGCTGAGAAAACACGGGCTCAGGGTAGGCTTTCACAGGCCCATCTTGCTACCAAAACTGCATTTGGCCAGGGAGAAACTGAGAGGAGCAAATTAAAAGAACAACCAGACGACAAACTTCAGAGG GCAAAACGGCAGCAAGAAAGGCCCCAGTGCTCTGTACATATCAGTTCAGTTAAACACGGGGACTTTCTTTCAAGAAAGCTGGCAAG GTGCTGGAGAAGATTCATAATGTCTAGGAAGACAACAGTGGTTTTGGCTAGGGCCTTTGATGTGCTGGAAATAAATCAGGAATCTGCTGAATCCTTGCCATTTGAAAAACTAGCGCTGTGCATTGAATCCCCAAAAGTTGTTGAGACCACTAGGGCATTGCTTGATCGCTTGGAGAGTCGTTTTATTCTTTCTCAGTCATCAAGTTCATCCTCGCCAGAGAATATCAACCATTTGCTCAAGCACCTGGGATCACCAAAGAGGATGGTCCTATCAAGTAGTGCTGGAAGAGCTAGAGTAACAccaaaaaagacaaataaaAATGCTGACACTGGCAAGTTACCTAGATATTCACCCAGGGTAGTGCTTTGTTCTTACATGATAAGAGGTCATCCCAGTGCTGTTTTTAATGTACGAGGTGAGCGAGAGAAAGTACTGTTGGAGTCGGCAGAAAACTTTGTGAAGGAATTTGAACTGCTGACGAAGACAATACTTGATGGGTTAGATGGTGCATGCATATTGAGGCAGCCAACACTAGATACCGTCTCTCCTGGACCTCCTAATCACCAGGAATCTTCTTCAGTTGCTGCTGATCGGAAAAAATTCAGATCTCAGTTGGTTTCATTTGACAAAGCTTGGTGTACTTATCTTTACCATTTTGTGGTGTGGAAAGCAAAAGACGCCAAGGCGCTAGAGGAAGATCTTGTGACAGCTGCATGCAAGCTTGAGCTATCAATGATGCGAACATGCAAATTAACTACTGAAAGCCGACAAGATAACCTCACTAATAATTTGAAGGCCATCCAGAAACAG GTTATGGTAGATCAGAAACTTCTAAGGGAGAAGGTTTGGCATCTAGGCGGCGAAGCTGGTATTGAGAGGATGCAACTTGCTTTGTCAGAGACAAGGTCTAAGTTTCTTGGAGCCAAGGAAAATGGGAGCCCCTTGGCAACAGCTGTTGCAAAGGCCGCTTCTCCTTCTAGACAGCCTCCTCTTTCTGCCATTAAAGATAATTCAGACATCGCTGAAACGCCAAGTAGAGTCGTTCAATCTTTGTGCAGATCTTCCTCTTCACCTTCTGAATGTAACACCGGACACAAGGACAACAGTGGTCCGGAGACCAGCAGAGTGTCAGAAAAACTTATGTCAGAAAAACTTACGACGGAGATTGAGGCTGTCCAATCTTTGGTTGCAGCTTCCCCTGCACCATCTGAAAGTAGCGCAGGAGACAAGGCCATGATTGACCAAATGAGCACAGTACCAGAAAAGATGCCCACAGAGAATGAACATATGGTCAATGAGATTCTTCATGGTTCTTTTCCTGATAGCTTTGATGACGTTGGTAAAGCTGAGGGGGATTTCAAG GCAAAAGTAAGGGAAACAATGGAGAAAGCTTTCTGGGATGTGGTTGTTGATTCAATGAGAGGAGACAAACCGGACTACAGCTATCTGATCAACCTGGTAAAGGAAGTCAGGGATGCATTGCACCAGATGGCTCCTAATGGCTGGAAAGAAGAAATAACCAACAATGTTAATGTCGAAATGTTGTCCCAG GTACTTGAGTCGAACACCCAGGATACACAATATTTGGGGCAGATTTTGCAGTACTCTCTGGGCATGCTGCGTAAATTATCTTCTCCTGCAAAGGAAGACCAAATGAAGAATAGTCATGACAAATTATTGAATGAATTGATTGAGCACTCTGAATGTAATGATAGAGGTCAAAATTCATTCATAATAGCTATCAGCAAGGGCTTGAGGTTCACTATGGAAGAATTAAAG GCTCTTCAGGCAGAAGTCAGTAAAGCACGAATCCAACTATTGAAACCGATTATAAAGGGCTCAGGTGGGGTCGAGTACCTGCAGAAAGCTTTTGCTGATCGCTATGGATCCCGTTCCAGTGCATCAATATCTCTCCCTTCAACTATTCAGTGGATTTCTACCTCAAAGGATATGGTAGAAGAAGAATGGAATGAATATGTCAGCTCCTTTCAGATCTTGCCTGCCACAGACCAT CAGGTTCAGCCATTTGTTACTACCCTTCGTACTGGCCGTGGATTTCCAGATCAGCAACATTCTACAGTACCTGCAGCAG GGCTACCAGAGTGCACGGGTGAAAGGCTTGACAAGCTAATAAGAATTGGGCTATTACAGCTTATCAGCAGCATGGAGGGCCTGCAAAGGAAGTCAGTACCTGAGACCTTCAAGCTCAATTGGTTGAGGTTGCGCTCTGTTCAGAGTCAATTCCAACAAGTGATAGTTATTGCGACAAG TATGCTTGTCCAGCGTCAAGTTTTAATGAGTGAGAACTCAGAGACCACTCCTTCAGAACTGGAAAGTGCAATCTTGGAACTGTTTAACACTCTCACAGAGCTACTAGACGACTTGCCTGATGTTAGCACAGACAAGATCATTGAGGTGATGATCCATTCGTCAACCTCAAGCGGCTCTTGTTCAGATCAAGTGGCCAACAGGAAGCAGATATTGACTAGGGTCTTCCTTAAAAGCCTCCAGACCGATGACACTGTCTTCAGGAAGGTCTCTCGATCTGTTTATTGTGCGTTCCGTGCAATCACCTTGGGTGGTAGCGGGCCGAAGGGCAAGAAACTCGCCGAGGCAGCCCTGAGGCGCATTGGTGCTACATATCTCACCGACCGTGTAGTGAAGGCGTctgaactactaatcaaagtAGCGACAGTATCAGAACAAGTCCACGGCCCGTGGTACATTCACTTGCTGTAA
- the LOC100841358 gene encoding uncharacterized protein LOC100841358 isoform X4 — translation MGVPEAVALEIPVEEGSPASRVPPRIRRRLLQARESSAGAPATAEEIEAKLRDAHLRRQQFHEALSCKARRTVRSTSQLSQEEDPKQRLEAKLVAANQKRLNLLAKEQNRLAKLDEMRQAAKNDAEMRFNREREELGMRVEYRVRQAEENRIQLLQARLQRRAALEERTKRFLGQRVAYENKYRERVRSAFLQKRNAAEKRRIGLLEAEKTRAQGRLSQAHLATKTAFGQGETERSKLKEQPDDKLQRAKRQQERPQCSVHISSVKHGDFLSRKLARCWRRFIMSRKTTVVLARAFDVLEINQESAESLPFEKLALCIESPKVVETTRALLDRLESRFILSQSSSSSSPENINHLLKHLGSPKRMVLSSSAGRARVTPKKTNKNADTGKLPRYSPRVVLCSYMIRGHPSAVFNVRGEREKVLLESAENFVKEFELLTKTILDGLDGACILRQPTLDTVSPGPPNHQESSSVAADRKKFRSQLVSFDKAWCTYLYHFVVWKAKDAKALEEDLVTAACKLELSMMRTCKLTTESRQDNLTNNLKAIQKQVMVDQKLLREKVWHLGGEAGIERMQLALSETRSKFLGAKENGSPLATAVAKAASPSRQPPLSAIKDNSDIAETPSRVVQSLCRSSSSPSECNTGHKDNSGPETSRVSEKLMSEKLTTEIEAVQSLVAASPAPSESSAGDKAMIDQMSTVPEKMPTENEHMVNEILHGSFPDSFDDVGKAEGDFKAKVRETMEKAFWDVVVDSMRGDKPDYSYLINLVKEVRDALHQMAPNGWKEEITNNVNVEMLSQVLESNTQDTQYLGQILQYSLGMLRKLSSPAKEDQMKNSHDKLLNELIEHSECNDRGQNSFIIAISKGLRFTMEELKALQAEVSKARIQLLKPIIKGSGGVEYLQKAFADRYGSRSSASISLPSTIQWISTSKDMVEEEWNEYVSSFQILPATDHVQPFVTTLRTGRGFPDQQHSTVPAAGLPECTGERLDKLIRIGLLQLISSMEGLQRKSVPETFKLNWLRLRSVQSQFQQVIVIATSMLVQRQVLMSENSETTPSELESAILELFNTLTELLDDLPDVSTDKIIEVMIHSSTSSGSCSDQVANRKQILTRVFLKSLQTDDTVFRKVSRSVYCAFRAITLGGSGPKGKKLAEAALRRIGATYLTDRVVKASELLIKVATVSEQVHGPWYIHLL, via the exons ATGGGGGTGCCGGAGGCGGTGGCGTTGGAGATACCAGTGGAGGAAGGGTCACCGGCCTCCAGGGTTCCGCCGCGGATCAGGAGGAGGCTCCTCCAGGCGCGCGAGTCAAGCGCTGgcgcgccggcgacggccgAGGAGATCGAGGCCAAGCTCCGCGACGCCCATCTGCGGAGACAG CAATTCCATGAAGCATTGTCATGCAAAGCAAGGCGTACGGTCAGGAGCACTTCACAACTATCTCAGGAGGAGGATCCCAAGCAGCGCCTTGAAGCAAAGCTTGTGGCTGCTAACCAGAAGAG GTTGAACCTTTTGGCAAAGGAACAGAACCGTTTAGCTAAATTGGACGAGATGCGTCAAGCTGCTAAGAATGACGCAGAAATGAGGTTCAACAGGGAAAGGGAGGAGCTTGGCATGAGAGTTGAATACCGGGTCCGGCAGGCGGAGGAGAATCGTATTCAACTCTTGCAAGCACGTTTGCAGAGGCGGGCTGCGCTGGAGGAGAGGACAAAAAGGTTCCTTGGGCAGAGAGTGGCATATGAGAACAAGTACAGGGAGCGTGTGCGGTCTGCATTCCTGCAGAAGCGTAATGCAGCTGAGAAGAGAAGGATAGGGCTATTGGAAGCTGAGAAAACACGGGCTCAGGGTAGGCTTTCACAGGCCCATCTTGCTACCAAAACTGCATTTGGCCAGGGAGAAACTGAGAGGAGCAAATTAAAAGAACAACCAGACGACAAACTTCAGAGG GCAAAACGGCAGCAAGAAAGGCCCCAGTGCTCTGTACATATCAGTTCAGTTAAACACGGGGACTTTCTTTCAAGAAAGCTGGCAAG GTGCTGGAGAAGATTCATAATGTCTAGGAAGACAACAGTGGTTTTGGCTAGGGCCTTTGATGTGCTGGAAATAAATCAGGAATCTGCTGAATCCTTGCCATTTGAAAAACTAGCGCTGTGCATTGAATCCCCAAAAGTTGTTGAGACCACTAGGGCATTGCTTGATCGCTTGGAGAGTCGTTTTATTCTTTCTCAGTCATCAAGTTCATCCTCGCCAGAGAATATCAACCATTTGCTCAAGCACCTGGGATCACCAAAGAGGATGGTCCTATCAAGTAGTGCTGGAAGAGCTAGAGTAACAccaaaaaagacaaataaaAATGCTGACACTGGCAAGTTACCTAGATATTCACCCAGGGTAGTGCTTTGTTCTTACATGATAAGAGGTCATCCCAGTGCTGTTTTTAATGTACGAGGTGAGCGAGAGAAAGTACTGTTGGAGTCGGCAGAAAACTTTGTGAAGGAATTTGAACTGCTGACGAAGACAATACTTGATGGGTTAGATGGTGCATGCATATTGAGGCAGCCAACACTAGATACCGTCTCTCCTGGACCTCCTAATCACCAGGAATCTTCTTCAGTTGCTGCTGATCGGAAAAAATTCAGATCTCAGTTGGTTTCATTTGACAAAGCTTGGTGTACTTATCTTTACCATTTTGTGGTGTGGAAAGCAAAAGACGCCAAGGCGCTAGAGGAAGATCTTGTGACAGCTGCATGCAAGCTTGAGCTATCAATGATGCGAACATGCAAATTAACTACTGAAAGCCGACAAGATAACCTCACTAATAATTTGAAGGCCATCCAGAAACAG GTTATGGTAGATCAGAAACTTCTAAGGGAGAAGGTTTGGCATCTAGGCGGCGAAGCTGGTATTGAGAGGATGCAACTTGCTTTGTCAGAGACAAGGTCTAAGTTTCTTGGAGCCAAGGAAAATGGGAGCCCCTTGGCAACAGCTGTTGCAAAGGCCGCTTCTCCTTCTAGACAGCCTCCTCTTTCTGCCATTAAAGATAATTCAGACATCGCTGAAACGCCAAGTAGAGTCGTTCAATCTTTGTGCAGATCTTCCTCTTCACCTTCTGAATGTAACACCGGACACAAGGACAACAGTGGTCCGGAGACCAGCAGAGTGTCAGAAAAACTTATGTCAGAAAAACTTACGACGGAGATTGAGGCTGTCCAATCTTTGGTTGCAGCTTCCCCTGCACCATCTGAAAGTAGCGCAGGAGACAAGGCCATGATTGACCAAATGAGCACAGTACCAGAAAAGATGCCCACAGAGAATGAACATATGGTCAATGAGATTCTTCATGGTTCTTTTCCTGATAGCTTTGATGACGTTGGTAAAGCTGAGGGGGATTTCAAG GCAAAAGTAAGGGAAACAATGGAGAAAGCTTTCTGGGATGTGGTTGTTGATTCAATGAGAGGAGACAAACCGGACTACAGCTATCTGATCAACCTGGTAAAGGAAGTCAGGGATGCATTGCACCAGATGGCTCCTAATGGCTGGAAAGAAGAAATAACCAACAATGTTAATGTCGAAATGTTGTCCCAG GTACTTGAGTCGAACACCCAGGATACACAATATTTGGGGCAGATTTTGCAGTACTCTCTGGGCATGCTGCGTAAATTATCTTCTCCTGCAAAGGAAGACCAAATGAAGAATAGTCATGACAAATTATTGAATGAATTGATTGAGCACTCTGAATGTAATGATAGAGGTCAAAATTCATTCATAATAGCTATCAGCAAGGGCTTGAGGTTCACTATGGAAGAATTAAAG GCTCTTCAGGCAGAAGTCAGTAAAGCACGAATCCAACTATTGAAACCGATTATAAAGGGCTCAGGTGGGGTCGAGTACCTGCAGAAAGCTTTTGCTGATCGCTATGGATCCCGTTCCAGTGCATCAATATCTCTCCCTTCAACTATTCAGTGGATTTCTACCTCAAAGGATATGGTAGAAGAAGAATGGAATGAATATGTCAGCTCCTTTCAGATCTTGCCTGCCACAGACCAT GTTCAGCCATTTGTTACTACCCTTCGTACTGGCCGTGGATTTCCAGATCAGCAACATTCTACAGTACCTGCAGCAG GGCTACCAGAGTGCACGGGTGAAAGGCTTGACAAGCTAATAAGAATTGGGCTATTACAGCTTATCAGCAGCATGGAGGGCCTGCAAAGGAAGTCAGTACCTGAGACCTTCAAGCTCAATTGGTTGAGGTTGCGCTCTGTTCAGAGTCAATTCCAACAAGTGATAGTTATTGCGACAAG TATGCTTGTCCAGCGTCAAGTTTTAATGAGTGAGAACTCAGAGACCACTCCTTCAGAACTGGAAAGTGCAATCTTGGAACTGTTTAACACTCTCACAGAGCTACTAGACGACTTGCCTGATGTTAGCACAGACAAGATCATTGAGGTGATGATCCATTCGTCAACCTCAAGCGGCTCTTGTTCAGATCAAGTGGCCAACAGGAAGCAGATATTGACTAGGGTCTTCCTTAAAAGCCTCCAGACCGATGACACTGTCTTCAGGAAGGTCTCTCGATCTGTTTATTGTGCGTTCCGTGCAATCACCTTGGGTGGTAGCGGGCCGAAGGGCAAGAAACTCGCCGAGGCAGCCCTGAGGCGCATTGGTGCTACATATCTCACCGACCGTGTAGTGAAGGCGTctgaactactaatcaaagtAGCGACAGTATCAGAACAAGTCCACGGCCCGTGGTACATTCACTTGCTGTAA